Proteins from one Oncorhynchus gorbuscha isolate QuinsamMale2020 ecotype Even-year linkage group LG18, OgorEven_v1.0, whole genome shotgun sequence genomic window:
- the LOC124003920 gene encoding proline-rich transmembrane protein 3-like, translating to MVWLLSLSLVLATLFHCSPGNIIRATSTSPSSINSDHVPLPLFSNSLSTTSNMGTTTPKLTTTQQTGTDILLPASGMQVPGNRMTSMEDLDGTLVGTSYGSDESMDDSGLGDTDIIESQQERTASTLVINSAPGNEEKKAKELEVHSSIPTSLYPPPTPQKQTQDSVSTAGPAGLQTSEDVRSPAKSPLTKLTPRATSKLSLPPIGDDDSGLNLEPAYSIVEISKQSEQTVNSTSEINNSPNPLSHQSSHQSPKDTITEATLEEEEGLGALEENEEEDVVVLKYIFVIDSAVPISRDTRGKLSHSSTLLSANPKQAPIVTGQFQREKEQTQAFPDIQLTELPAQSSPNVKHIIHQHEENTKGQLWPVPSVRYGVFGPVTHQNQNGGPCVLGLGSCVFPTGTNGTLLLWEDLSRTLAFAWELHVYGSAGLFLLLSCVAVLGMVGRSNMLHPLCDVLTLANRLLLLTGALRAVLLLTDPYGTRRILSRPVLTALYNLPLLLLLWAQVALAMILLSPTMQRPRVVGSLAVLHCTLLLAADLLSPTLSHAFPLVLQSLSLCWGLTLCLGILTQSLSHLQPFSKTPIHQWGAPQRIEERARRVTAVCALLGVLCSGLQIYSLLWLYGLLGDWRRFGWGWWLGQFWARVLELFWGFSMLVLGSWVFWTPRRSRARRDHGQGMPERSSFWKILRIGPFRSFEKNWTELIPKNWAGQHHSGADSDSIRVYDNPPTTHILRDTMSPSHHKGGEPTTSSSGDTHLLWQRVGERECILSLIEFDMLPQSPINLSRSIDNALHHDNGHLLGVGSLFTAPPSSTWTHQAGADTDTSLADSEITPPSLTSPTSPTSNVGCRWEVEAGSRPATSDNFRANGQALPEAEPKLEPQLQPDPQPQLQPDPQPQLQPDPQLQLQLDPQPQLQPDPQPQLQPDPQPQLQPDPQPQLQPDPQPQPLEASDNQILQPSPNPETPGGCSRQ from the exons ATGGTCTGGCTCTTATCTCTCTCCTTGGTGCTGGccacactgtttcactgttcACCTGGAAACATTATCAGGGCCACCTCCACCTCACCCTCATCCATCAACTCTGACCATGTCCCACTCCCTTTATTCTCTAACTCCCTCAGCACCACCTCCAACATGGGTACAACAACCCCCAAGCTTACCACAacacaacagacagggacagacatccTTCTGCCTGCCAGCGGTATGCAGGTGCCAGGAAACAGGATGACAAGTATGGAGGACTTAGATGGGACATTGGTTGGCACATCATATGGCAGTGATGAGTCTATGGATGATAGTGGACTTGGGGACACAGATATAATAGAAAGTCAACAAGAGAGAACTGCCAGCACACTTGTTATCAATTCTGCGCCTGGAAATGAGGAGAAGAAAGCGAAGGAACTTGAAGTGCATTCCTCCATTCCTacttctctctacccccctcccacGCCCCAAAAACAGACCCAAGACAGCGTCAGCACAGCAGGACCAGCTGGCTTACAAACGTCAGAGGATGTGCGTTCACCGGCCAAGAGCCCACTGACCAAGCTTACACCTAGAGCTACGTCTAAATTATCTTTGCCACCCATAGGGGACGATGACAGTGGACTCAATCTGGAACCTGCGTATTCTATTGTAGAGATCTCAAAACAATCGGAGCAAACTGTCAACTCAACATCAGAAATAAACAATTCTCCAAACCCATTAAGTCATCAGAGCTCCCACCAATCCCCTAAAGACACAATTACAGAGGCCACTCTCGAAGAAGAGGAAGGGCTTGGAGCACTGGAGGAGAATGAGGAAGAAGATGTGGTTgtgttaaaatacatttttgtgaTTGACTCAGCGGTTCCCATAAGCAGAGACACTCGGGGAAAACTGTCCCACTCCTCCACCCTGTTATCAGCCAATCCCAAACAAGCACCCATTGTGACAGGACAGTTTCAAAGAG AAAAGGAACAAACTCAAGCCTTTCCTGACATACAATTAACTGAGTTGCCGGCACAATCATCACCTAACGTGAAACACATAATCCATCAACATGAAGAAAACA CTAAGGGTCAACTCTGGCCTGTGCCCTCTGTCCGCTACGGTGTGTTTGGTCCCGTAACACATCAGAACCAGAATGGAGGCCCCTGTGTGCTGGGTCTTGGCAGCTGCGTGTTCCCTACTGGCACCAACGGCACCCTCCTTCTTTGGGAGGACCTGAGCCGCACACTGGCCTTCGCCTGGGAGCTCCACGTCTATGGCTCTGCTGGACTCTTCCTGCTGCTGTCCTGTGTGGCTGTGTTGGGAATGGTTGGACGGTCTAATATGCTTCACCCCCTCTGTGATGTACTAACCCTGGCCAATAGGCTGTTGCTGCTGACTGGGGCTCTGCGTGCTGTCCTCCTCCTCACTGACCCGTATGGCACACGCCGGATCCTGTCTCGGCCGGTCCTCACTGCCCTCTATAATctgcctctgctgctgctgctgtgggcACAGGTTGCCCTGGCGATGATTTTGCTGTCCCCAACGATGCAGCGCCCTCGTGTGGTGGGAAGTCTGGCAGTCTTACACTGTACCCTGCTGCTGGCAGCCGACCTGCTCTCCCCAACACTGTCCCATGCCTTTCCTTTGGTTctacagagcctctctctctgctggggcCTGACTCTCTGCCTGGGCATTCTCACTCAGTCACTCTCCCACCTGCAGCCCTTCTCCAAGACTCCCATACACCAGTGGGGGGCCCCTCAGAGGATTGAGGAGCGGGCAAGACGTGTGACGGCAGTGTGTGCCCTCCTGGGGGTGCTGTGCTCCGGCCTGCAGATCTACAGCCTGCTCTGGCTCTATGGGCTGCTGGGGGACTGGAGGCGCTTTGGCTGGGGCTGGTGGCTAGGGCAGTTCTGGGCACGGGTGCTGGAGCTGTTCTGGGGCTTCTCTATGCTGGTGCTGGGCTCCTGGGTGTTCTGGACCCCTCGGAGGAGCCGTGCCAGGAGAGACCATGGCCAAGGGATGCCAGAGAGATCATCGTTTTGGAAAATCCTGCGGATAGGGCCTTTCAGGAGTTTTGAGAAAAACTGGACAGAGCTCATACCGAAAAACTGGGCGGGGCAGCATCACTCGGGAGCAGACAGTGACTCCATACGTGTCTATGACaatccccccaccacacacatctTGAGGGACACCATGTCACCATCTCATCACAAGGGTGGAGAACCCACTACCAGCAGCAGCGGTGATACCCACCTACTGTGGCAGCGGGTGGGTGAGCGCGAGTGCATCCTCTCCCTCATAGAGTTTGACATGCTCCCCCAGTCGCCGATCAACCTCAGCCGCAGCATCGACAATGCGCTCCACCATGACAATGGACACCTGCTAGGGGTAGGCAGCCTCTTCACAGCCCCACCTTCTTCCACCTGGACCCACCAAGCTGGTGCTGACACTGACACCTCACTGGCGGACAGTGAGATCACACCACCCTCTCTCAcatctcccacctctcccacctctaaTGTTGGCTGTAGGTGGGAGGTGGAGGCTGGCTCCAGGCCTGCAACTTCTGATAATTTCAGAGCCAATGGGCAGGCACTGCCTGAGGCAGAGCCTAAGTTAGAGCCACAGCTACAGCCGGACCCACAGCCGCAGTTACAGCCGGACCCCCAGCCGCAGCTACAGCCGGACCCCCAGCTGCAGCTACAGCTGGACCCCCAGCCGCAGCTACAGCCGGACCCCCAGCCGCAGCTACAGCCGGACCCCCAGCCACAGCTACAGCCGGACCCCCAGCCACAGCTACAGCCGGACCCCCAGCCACAGCCACTGGAGGCTTCTGATAACCAGATCCTTCAGCCATCTCCAAACCCTGAAACACCAGGAGGATGTTCCAGACAATGA